Part of the Sporosarcina sp. FSL K6-2383 genome is shown below.
CAGGGCAAAATACATTCATGCATGAAATGTTGGAAGCAATTAACGCAACAAATGCTGCTGAAGATCAAGATGGTTGGGTGAAGATGACAGAAGAAGAGATTGTACAGTTGAACCCGGATGTCATTATTACGACATATGGTTACTATATTGACAATCCAGCTGAACAAGTTTTAGCACGCGATGGTTGGGCAGAAGTAACTGCGATAAAAAATGAACAAGTATTTGATGTAGATAGTGATACGGTCACTCGCCCAGGACCTCGTTTGATTGAAGGAGTAGAGACGCTTGCAAAGATCATTTATCCGGAAGTTTTTGGGGAGTAAGATTGGCTGGCTTTACTTACTAAGTATTGGGTTTGTGCTGTGTACGCTGTTACTTGGTCTATTCATCAGCAGCGTACAGTTTCCGATCATGACTATTTTGCATATTGTGTTGGATAAATCATTTGGTATTGGTTGGCTTGAAAATATTCCGCGTAATGAAGAGTTGATCATTTGGAATATTCGACTGCCACGGGTTTTACTGGCCCTTTGTGTCGGCGCTTCGCTTTCGTTAGCGGGTGCCGCATTTCAAGGGCTTTTACGTAACCCGTTAGCGGATCCCTATACAATCGGTGTTTCGTCAGGTGCTGCCTTAGGGGCGGTATTTGTTCTATTTTTTCAATTCACGATTATTGGTCTTGGGAGTTTTACATTACCAGTCGTCTCAATTGTTAGTGGATTTATTACGCTTATGATTGTTTTTGGATTAGTTCGTTTGAGCAGCAGGAGTCTTGCGATTGAAACGATTGTCTTGGCAGGAATTATCGTTGGCTCATTTATCGGTTCAATTACATCACTGCTCATTTCCTTAGGTGATAAGGATTCGATGACGCAAATTATGTATTGGCTTTATGGCAGTGTAGGGATGAGAGGATGGAGCCACGTTCAGCTTGTTGTGCCATTTATGATTATTGGGACGATTATTTTACTCATGCATTATCGTGAATTGAATGCGCTTGCACTTGGTGAGGAAGCGGCAGATCATATTGGTGTCAATGTTAAAAGAGGTAAAACCATGATTTTGATTGGTGCCTCATTGTTGACGGGGGCAGCGGTAGCGGTGTCGGGTTCAATCGGGTTTGTTGGTCTTGTTATCCCACATCTAGTTCGTTTACTGACAGGGCCGAATCACCGACATCTTCTGCCATTGTCGATGTTGTTCGGAGGTTCTTTTCTTATATTGGCAGATTTGTTGGCCAGGACAATTATTGCGCCGAGGGAATTGCCAATTGGTGTCATCACCGCATTGATTGGCGCGCCTGTTTTTGCTTTTCTGCTGATTAGGGAAAGAATCGGAAGAGGTGAACGAGGATGATTAAAGTCGATCGACTCGCAGGCGGCTATGGGAAGAAACCAATTGTCAAAGACATTAGTTTAGACATAAAACAAGGAGAGTTTTTTGCATTACTTGGCCCGAACGGTAGTGGAAAGACGACCCTTTTTAAATTAATTACAGGGCAATTGCCCGTCATTTCAGGTGATATTTTCATTGATGGGAAAGCGATGTCGAAATTAACGAAGTTGGAGAAGGCGAAAAAAGTAGCAGTACTTTCTCAGGAAGTTCAAATGACGTTCGATTACACTGTCGAGGAAATCATTAGCCTTGGACGATATCCGCACCAAAAGGGCATGTTGAAAACGTTATCGGCCTATGATCGTGAAGTGATTGATGCGGTGATGGAGATTTCTAAAGTCGAACGTTATCGCAAGACGCAATTTCGCTTGTTGAGCGGGGGAGAAAAACAACGGGTTTTGTTGGCAAAAGCATTGGCACAGGAGCCTGAGATTTTACTATTGGATGAACCGACAAACCACCTGGATATTAAGCATACTTTTCAAATGTTGGATTTGCTGAAAGAGTGGCAACAGACGAAGGGATTGACCATATTTGCGATTTTGCATGATTTGAACGTGGCATCGCTGTATGCAGACCGGGTTGCGCTGCTTTACGAAGGTTCATTTTTAGAGGTTGGTGACGTGAATACGTTACGTAAGGAAGAGCAGTTGAAAAAAGTGTATGAAGTTGAAGTTAAGACGCAAGCACACCCGCTTGTTCCGAAACCTCAGCTTCATTTGACGCCAACCCATTCATACAGTGCAGACCCGACGCCGTTGTTAGATAGCTTTCAAGTCGAACGAAATGAAAGTTCGGTTCATCTACGCTTCGAACAACCTTTACGCACGCTATCAAATGCGGATGTAGGAGAAGGAGTGCAGTGGTTGCAGCATTTTTGTTTAGTAGCCAGCCATTCAGTCGGTGAAAAATCGCCGTCTGCATGGTTGGGTAATTATGGTATTCCGTCTGAGCAAGCAGCGGCTATTGCAACGACTGGGAATATAGAGGATGTTGTTCTGATCGAGCAACGACTGATGGGTATTCAACTAATGATTGTGGTAGCGATTGAAGTGGATGTTCATAAGTATAAAAGCTTGGATGGTGTTCATCTACTATTGTTTGTAGATGGACATTTACAAGACAAAGCGTTGTTTGATTGTTATATGACAGTTATAGAGGCGAAGGTGAAAGTTTGTCAGCAGCTAAACCTGCAATCGGTTCATTCGGCAAGAGATGTGGTAGTCATTGCTGCCAACCAGCAGGAAAATCAACTAGGTCATCGCGAATACAAAGATGACATGCGAAAAGGTATTGAACAGCTTATTACGACAGCTATGATAGAGGCGATAGAGAAGAAGTTTATTAAGAACGGTATCATGTTGTAATGGTTATGACAGAGGGTGGGGGAAGTTTCGATGACTGAACGAAGGCTCGTAATAGCGGGAACGGGTAGTGGAGTTGGGAAAACGACTGTAACAATTGGTTTGATGTCCGCTTTGAAACAAAGGGGATTCGTGGTCCAAGGATTTAAGTGTGGACCGGATTATATCGATCCCTCTTACCATACTGCGGTGACCAAACGTATTTCACGGAATCTAGATAGCTGGATGTTTGGAGAAGAGACGGTTCTTGATATTTTTAATCATGGAAGTGAAGGTGCGGATATTTCCATCATGGAAGGGGTTATGGGACTCTATGATGGAAGAGACCCTACAAATGATAAAGGAAGCACGGCAGAGATTAGTGTAATGACTAAGAGTCCTGTCTTGCTCGTCGTGAATTGTGCAAGTGTGGCGCGAAGTGCGGCGGCGATTGTGAAAGGATTTCAAACACTGTCAAGTGAGCCTAACATCGTTGGCATCATTGCCAATCGGGTAGGGAGTGACAGACATTTTGAAATTGTGAAAACAGCAATTGAACAAGAATGTCGAATACCCGTTATCGGCTATTTGAAGCGAGAACAAGGGATTGAAATACCTGAAAGAAGTCTCGGACTTGTCCCATCGATTGAAAGGGGAGATCTTGATCCTTTTTTCAAACGCTTAGGTCAATTGGTGCTTGAAACGATCGATGTGGATAAGTTATTGGAGATTTCGTTGGCGCAGCCTTTAAACGTGAAGAAAGCGACTTCGTTTTTTGAAAGTAAAAAAGAACCTATTGTGCGAATTGCTGTGGCGAAGGATGCCGCATTTAATTCGTATTATATTGAGAATTTGGAGATTTTAGAGTCGACTGGTGCGGAGCTCGTTTACTTTTCGCCGTTAGCAGATGAAACATTACCCGATAATATTGACGGACTTTATATTGGCGGTGGACTCCCCGAAGAGTTTGTCAGTTCGCTTAGTCAAAATGAGGCGATCAAGCAGGCATTAAGAGTGGCATTTGAAGAAGGAGTTCCGACATTTGCTGAAGGTGGCGGATTTATGTATTTGACGCATTCAGTCGAAACGGCGGCTGAAGAAACATTTGACATGGTCGGCTATATTCCGGGGAATATAAAAATGCATACTACTTTACAAGCAATTGGCTATCGAGAAATTAGTGGGCATCAAGACAACTTTTTACTCAATGAGCACCAAAAAGCAAGAGGACATGAATTTCACTACTCTACATTCCGTCCTGTGGAATCATTTCAACATGCTTATGAGACAACTGGGATGCGTGGTACAAAGACAGATGGTTATGTAACAGATAATGTGGTTGCTGGTTATACGCAATTCCATTTTGCAACATGTGTAGGGATGGTTGAAAAATGGATTGAAGTTTGCTTAACCTACCAAAAAATTAGAGGAGGCACACAATGAGTAAAAATCAAAAAGGACTTACACTTGTGTACACGGGTCATGGTAAAGGAAAAACAACAGCTGCATTAGGATTGGCTTTGCGTAGCACAGGAAGAGGACTAAGTGTTAAGATTTATCAATTTATTAAATCACCACAACGGTCCTACGGAGAGCAAATTGCGTTGAAAAAACTCGGTGTGGAAATGGTACAACTCGGCATTGGTTTTACATGGACAAAAACACCTGAAGAGCATCGGGAAGCGCTCAAGAAAGCATGGCCACAAGCGAGAGATGCTGTCATGAGTGGCGAGTATGATGTTGTGATTTTAGATGAATTGAATAACGCTTTAGCAATCGATAAGTTTCCGATCGATGACGTTCTTCCGCTGAATGAAATCATCGATATGATTAAAAATAGACCACCACATGTTCACCTCGTCATTACAGGAAGAGATGCTCTGACTGAAATCAAGGAAATCGCTGACTTAGTTTCAGTGGTAGAGCCTGAAAAACATTATTATGATGAAGGTGTAGAAGCAGTAAAAGGCATAGAATTTTAATAATCAGATTTTAGAACTTTCGTAGGGTTTATTTGGAAGGAGAATTCCGGTATAATAGTTAGACTAGTATATTTCGGAGAATAGCACTACGGAGGTGAAGGTACATGAATGCTGTAATGACATTCGCGACGGCAAGTGATCAATTGCAACGTTATGATGCGATTCGGCGTAAAAATGCTGAAAATGCATATGATCGTAATGTGCAATATAATGGACAAAACCAAAAAACACTGGAAGAACTTGAGGCTTTATTGATGGGGAAGGACGAGCTGGAAGTCGTTCAACCGGAGCATCAGGAATTACAGGAACTTGGCGCAGGACAGATGAAGCAAGTCGAACTTCCAATCGGTAAGACGCTTGAAGAGACAATTGATCTTTGGCGGGATGTGCGGACGGATGCAGTTTCTGTGCCGGAACCAACAACTGCAGATTATCAGCTTGCAGCTACGGCGTCTGCAAAAATTATACAAACAGAAACGCAAATTGCATTACAAAAATTGGCGCAATCTGAATTTGAGGCAACTATGGCAAGACGTGAAGCTGAAACGGGAAATATCGTTTCTTTTGAAGTGCCGGTAGGTGTGGATAGGGAAGCGTTTATGATGAGAAAGCGTTTCGAACAAGCTATTTCAACCTATTCGATTCAAGCTGAGGCGAAGCAAAAAGGTTATAGTTTAGAGGAACCACAGTTTTCTAGAGTAGCGTAATGCGTTGGAAGGTCACCTCATTGGTGGCCTTTTCTTCTATTGGAGGGAAGAAGAGAGATGGCAAAGCAGAGTCGGGCAGCAAAGACCAACGCAGTCAGAATAGTAGAAGGAGCAGGCATTCACTATGACCTGATGGAATACGATGCGACAGATGGCTTACTAGATGGTGTGTCAGTCGCAGGGAAAACGGGACAGACTGTGGCGAGCGTCTATAAAACATTAGTGACAATTGCAGGTCCCCGAGAGTTATTTGTTTTTTTAGTGCCGGTGGTGCTTGAGTTGGATTTGAAGAAAGCAGCAAAAGCTGCAGGAGTAAAGAAGCTGGATATGCTGCCTTTGAAGGATTTGATGAAAGAAACAGGCTATGTGCGCGGAGGTTGTTCGGCTATTGGTATGAAAAAGAAATATCCGACATTCATTGACCAGTCAGCAGAAAGCTTGGAATCAATGATTGTCAGTGCAGGGAAAGTGGGCTTGCAGATGAGGGTAGCCCCTAAAGAATTGGCAAATATAACAGAAGCAGCTTTTTGTGATGTTGTAAAATACAGTTAATCTATATAGTGGATCATAGCATGTTATAATAAGAGGATTGAAAACTTGGCATTCATGGGGACCGTGCATGAATGTTCTTTGACGTGTAGAGAGAAGGATTCGAATGCGAAAAGTTTTAATGTGGAGATGGATTTTTTATTTTGCAGGACTATTAGTGATGGCTCTTGGGGTTTCGATGACTATTAAAGGCCAAGAGGTAGGAATTGGTCCATGGGATGTACTGCATGTTGGGCTGTATAAGCATTTTGGTTTGACGATAGGTACATGGGGAATCATTACTGGGTTTGTAATTATCCTCGCGACAGCCGCAGTTTTGAAAGAATGGCCGAAAATCGGTACGTGGCTCAATATGCTGTTACTTGGTATTTTTATCGATATTTTTAACTGGCTACTGCCTGACTTTACGACATTCGGAGCACAACTGATTATTTTTATATTCGGTGTGATTGTTATGGGCTATGGGGCTGGTATGTATATATCGCCTAATATTGGGGCGGGGCCTCGAGATAGTCTCATGTTGTTATTTGTTAAAAAGACAGGGATGAGCATTAAGAAAGTGCGAACAACTATCGAAGTGATCGTCGCTCTTGTGGGCTGGTTATTTGGTGGTCCGATTGGGGTTGGTACGGTGTTAATCGCATTATTTTTGGGGCAAATGATTCATTACACATTGCCGCAAAATCGTAGGGTTTTGATGAAAATAATTGGAGAGCAGGATGAAAAAGTTCTGCTGTAATAGTTTTTCAAAGCACGGGCAACGATGCCGTGCTTTTTTTTGTTGTTCGTGCATAGGCTAATCGTATGTAAAGAAAGGATGGTCGACATGTACGGAACAATTACTCAATATATGGGGACAGCCTATACGGGTTGTGGGATTTCTCATAAATACGATACATTGATAGCATCAGCTGTGGAGACATTTTTTTTGAAATGTCCACCGACAAATATGCTATCAACAGTCTTGCATGAACTGGCTACGAATTATGTGAAACGCGGCTATGATGTCGATAAATTCATGGATCCTGTGCAACCTGAAAAAACCGATGCTATCTTTGTGAAGGGACCTAATTTATTTTTCATCCAAGCCTCGCATCCTGTTGCACTTGAGCCCGCAGAAATAGGAGGGCGACATCGTGTAATTAGCTTTTATGATGTCTATGATGAAGACCAGTTGCGTGACTGGAACGGTTTGATAGTTGAGGAGTTGGAAGAGGCAGAGGAGGCACTAAAAAAAGCGTTGAAATCACTCGCTGATGCGAAAGGAATTCATGATGAATGGGAAGCTGTCAATATACAGCGAATGATGTGGGAGCAACATGAAAACCTAATTCTGTCGTTGAAGGAAGAGTTGTTTGGTACGATTCGCTTGAATAAGGCAACGACTGTTTCGCATCGGCTTATCGGCTCGTTGACATCTGGCGGGGCACAGGATTTTATCCCCTCCATTACGAAACGTTTAGAACGAAGAATACTCATTAAGGGACTTCCTGGTACAGGGAAATCAACGCTAATGAAGGCAATTGGTACCGAAGCGGAAAGGCGGGGCTTCGATGTTCTGTACGGCTGGTGTGGTTTAGATCCGTTAGGGGTCGACCTCGTCCAAATCCCTGAGTTATCAATTTGTCTGCTTGATGCAACGCAGCCGCATGTCTATGATGTAGAACGTCCGGGGGATGAATTGCTTGATCTTGTCTCTATGTGTGTAAAAGATGCCGAGGCGGAACGGGAAATTGATTTGATTCGGGAGACGTATACAGAAAAGATTTTGGATGCGACGGGTTATATGCAGGCCTATGCACAGGCTGAAAATAGAATGAAAGTAACAATGGATTCAGCTATTAAGCATGCGATATTTGAATTGAAATCGAAGATATTATTGGAATTGCCATAACGGGAATAGTCATTATTCCACGATTGGGCCAATCGTGTGATAAAATGAAAGCATCATTCGTTTGAAAGGAAGATTGTTTTGTCCAAAATACTCGATACTTTTTTACAGGAAAACTTAAAGGATCTCCGCGACCAAGGGTTATACAATGAAATTGAACCTGTCGAAGGTCCAAATGGCCCAATTATTAAAATTAAAGGTAAAGATTTGATTAACTTGTCTTCTAATAACTATCTTGGATTGGCGACAGACGAAGATTTGAAAAAGTTAGCAATCGCAGCAACGACTAAATACGGTGTTGGTGCAGGAGCAGTTCGCACAATTAACGGGACGCTTGATATTCATATTGAGCTTGAAAAAAAGCTTGCGGAATTTAAAGGGACAGAAGCTGCAATTTCTTATCAATCCGGCTTCAACTGTAATATGGCGGCAATTTCAGCTGTTATGAGTAAAAAAGATGCAATTCTGTCGGATGAATTAAATCATGCTTCCATCATCGACGGCTGCCGTTTATCGGGCGCGAAAATCATTCGCTTGAAGCACCAAGATATGGACGATTTACGTGCGAAAGCGAAGGAAGCAACAGAGTCCGGCTTATATGAAAAAGTGATGTATATTACGGATGGTGTGTTTTCGATGGACGGCAATATCGCCAACCTCCCAGAAGTCGTGAAAATCGCGAAGGAATTCGATTTGATCACGTACGTGGATGATGCGCATGGTTCGGGTGTAACAGGTAAAGGAAAAGGGACTGTGAAGCATTTCGGTCTTGAAAAAGAAATCGACTTCCAAATTGGCACATTGTCAAAGGCAATCGGTGTTGTAGGTGGATACGTTGCGGGCTCACAGCAATTGATTGACTGGTTGAAAGTTCGTTCTCGTCCATTCCTATTCTCGACTGCATTGCCAGCAGGTGACGTTGCGGCGATTATGGGCGCACTCGACAAAATTACAGAATCTACAGTGCTGCATGACAAGCTATGGGACAACGGTAATTACTTGAAAGAAGGACTTGCTAAGCTTGGCTTTAACATTGGTGCTTCTGAAACGCCGATTACACCATGCATTATTGGTGAAGAAAAGCTTACACAACAATTTTCAAGTCGTCTTGCAGAAGAAGGCGTCTATGCAAAATCAATTATTTTCCCAACAGTTGCTAAAGGAAAAGGGCGCGTCCGCAATATGCCAATCGCAGCTCACACGAAAGAAATGCTCGATGAAGCACTTGCTGTTTACGAAAAAGTGGGTAAAGAGCTCGGTGTTATTTCATAATGAATTACGAATCCCGGATGGCTAATAGGCTGTCCGGGTTTATTTTTTAGTACGGGCTTTGTTAATAAAAAACTGAATGAAGCACATACTCCTATGAACAGAAAATTTCTGTCGATAAGAGGGGATTTTTATTATAGTTAGTGATTTGTCAGACATTCACTTATATTTTAAAATGCATTGTCTTTTCCCTGAGAACGTTCTATAATGAATTTGATTGATAGAATCAATGAAATTATAAAATTAACGAAATGGTGTACTCTCCAAAAATACAAACGTTCACAGGCGAGGAGCAATTGAAAATGAAGAAAATTATCGTAACAGGGGCACTGGGTCAAATCGGTTCAGAATTGATTACAAAGCTTCGTTCAGAATATGGCATGGATAATGTTTTAGCGACAGATATTCGATGCACGGATGCTATGACGGAGGGGCCATTTGAAGTACTGGATGTAACAGATGCCGCTAAAATGTATACGCTTGCAAAAGATTTTGGTGCTGATACGATGATGCATATGGCGGCACTATTGTCTGCGAAAGCAGAGGAAGAGCCATTATTTGCATGGAATCTTAATATGGGCGGTCTGATGAATGCGCTTGAGGTATCACGTGAACTAGATTTGCAATTTTTCACCCCAAGTTCAATCGGTGCATTTGGTCCCTCGACTCCGAAAATAGATACGCCGCAGGATACACTGCAACGTCCAACGACGATGTATGGTGTCAATAAAGTGGCTGGGGAACTATTATGCGATTATTATTTCCATAAGTTTGGACTCGATACACGTGGTGTTCGATTCCCCGGTCTTATTTCATATGTAGCACAACCAGGCGGTGGTACAACGGATTATGCGGTGGACATTTATTATAAGGCGCTTGAATCAGGGAAGTACACATCATATATTGAGGAAGGTACATATATGGATATGATGTATATGCCTGATGCTTTGCAGGCAATTGTAGGTCTAATGGAGGCGGATTCATCGAAATTAATCCACCGTAATGCATTTAACGTGACGGCGATGAGTTTTGAGCCTTCACAAATTGCGGCTTCAATACGCAAGCAAATGCCATCATTTGAAATGGCTTACGATGTTGATCCGGTGCGCCAAGCTATTGCGAATAGTTGGCCAGATTCAATCGATCCAACGGCGGCTATAACGGAATGGGGATTCAAAGCTGATTACGATTTAGACAAAATGACTGTCGATATGCTTTCGAAGCTGAAAGTAAAATTGAATAGCTAACACGAAAAAGACTTCGCAACGAATCGCGAAGTCTTTTATATTTCATCGAAACATTTCATCAAAACAGTAAATGGGCAATCCCTGCAATGATAGGCAGTGAAATCAGTGTACGCAATAGGAAGATAACGACCAAATCTAGGAAGTTAACCGGAATTTTTGATCCGAGTAAGAGCCCACCAACTTCAGCCATGAAAATCAATTGTGTCACGGATACTGTTGCAACGACGAACAATGTCAATTCAGATGTGATAAGACCCTCTGCCAAAATAACAGGTAGGAACATGTCCGTGAATCCGACAACCATAAGTTGCGCAGCGTCTGCCGCTTGTGGGATGCCGAGGACGGATAGAATGGGTTCAAACGGTTTTCCTAAAATTGTGAAGATGCTTGTGTACTCCGCAAGAATAAGTGCAACTGTACCGAAAGCCATGACAATGGGAATAACGCCAATCCACATATCAAGGACATTTTTAAAACCTTCAGTGAACGTTTTGAAAAAAGAACGGTTTGCATCCGCTTTCTTCAATGCATTTTCTAGGCCATGAGAAAGAGCGTTATACCCTTCAGGTAATTTTTCCTCATCTCCAGTAAACGGCCTACCATCAATATACTCCTCTTTTTTTCCAACTAACGGATAAATACGAGGCATAATGAAAGCGAGCACGAGACCTGCAAAAACGACTGTTGCATAGAAAGGTAGGAAGTAATTCCCGAGTCCGACATATTCAATGATGATGATGGAAAATGTAATGGATACGACCGAAAATGTCGTTCCAACGATTGCGGCCTCTTTTTTTGTATAATAGCCTTCTTCATACTGTTTACTTGTTAGCAATACACCGATTGTTCCGTCCCCAATCCATGATGTCAGCGCATCAATCGATGAACGACCGGGCAATTTAAATAATGGACGCATGACTTTTACCATCATTGTTCCAAAAAATTCAAGCAACCCGAAATTCAAGAGTAGTGGTAAAAGTAATCCGGCAAATAAGAAAACTGTGTATAGAAATGAGACCAATCCACCTGGTGAAAGAAGAAGCCCCCCTGTGTTTTCATTCCAAATTGCTTCAGGTCCAATTTTGAATGTTACCATGACTGCAAATGTAGCCCCGATAATACGAGTAACTACCCAGAATGGTGTTACTTTGAATAAACTTGTCATAAATGACGGTTTGGCATGCTCTGTCCTAACAAATAAAAACAATGTAGAGCCAAGTGCGGCGATAACGATAATGATCATGGCCGCCATAGGCATTGCGGGTTCAAGTTCTTTCGCCAAAATGTTTGCGAACATGGCAACTGGAACTTTCCACTCGCCCCCCAATTTTATCGGAATCATAAATAGAACAATCCCGAGGATAGATGGAATTAAAAAATAAAACCATGAAGCTAAAGAAAACTTTTTCATATGCATCCCCCAATGTATAACAAGTCGGTTTGTATAAAGTGAATATTTATACATAATAACCTGTTTATTTTCCTTTGTAAATAGAGTATATCCTATTTCTATTTTTCGGTCTATTCCTTATTATGAAAAAAGTTTCAAAAATGGAGAATCTAGTCTTAGGTACATGAAGAAACAAGTGAAAATCATCTTTCACAAAATTTATTTTTAAAAAGTTGAGCCGAAAAGTTTATGGATGAATAGTGAAATACTAGCATTAGTACGATGAGTTAATAGAATTATTAGTAATGAAAACGCTTTAAAATAGTGGGTTTTCATTAGTTATTGTCCGGGGTCTATTCGTTGGAAATAACTTATTAGCGTTTTAAAATTCTGTGGATTGTATATATGCAGAAAAGTTATATGTGGGGGATGAATATGTATACGTTAAATGTACTATTAATTCATAAAATATACACTTTCGTTATGAAAAAGTAATATAGGGAATCGGGTTTGTTGATAAATAAAAGAAGTTCAGATGGACAAAATCCTACTGAACTTCTTTAATAAGATATATATTTCTAAATGGGTGGCTGTTACTCAAAATCCTTTTGCCAATTGTACGTATAGAAACGCTCAGTATTGAGCCATTTTAATGCATCGGGGTCTTGTGCTGCTAATTTCTTTTCCATTTCCTTCATCATCCAAACCGTTTGCGATGCATGGGCATTCAGCGTAGCAATCTTTTTATCGGAAACTGCTGACACATCGTGAATGACATCAGGTTCGCCAAGGATTTCAACTGTATTGTTTGCAAAAGCGATTGTATAGAGGTTCGGACGTTCGTTTTCAGCAATTCGTCTCACCGCTCGAACCACAGCGCGTGCAGATGCATCATGGTCGGGATGGACGGACAAGCCGGGATAGAACGAAATGATGAGTGAAGGATTCGTCTCCTCGATTAAATTAGTCATGAGTTGAATCATTTTTTCATCATCTTCAAATTCAATCGTCTTGTCGCGCAAGCCCATCATGCGCAAATCATCGAATCCCATTGCCTCACAGGCTTTTTGAAGTTCGCCCTTACGAATTTGTGGTAACGTTTCACGGTTAGCGAATGGCGGATTACCGAAATTACGGCCCATTTCACCCAGTGTTAAACATGCATAGGTGACGGGCACGCCCATCTCTCGATACGATGCGATTGTACCCGATACGCCGAATGCTTCATCGTCTGGATGGGGGAATACAACAAGTACGTGACGTTCTTTTTTTATCATCAAAAAGGCCTCCTTAATATGTGAACGGCGTCTCGCTTATTTCAAGCGCGACCGCAAGCTTTCCTTCCGGATCAAGGCCTGCCATTAATAGTCGCCCATGTTCGTCAAGTTTATAATGTGTGATTCCTTGTGCATAAATCCAACCGGATGGCAATTTTAAGCCAATGCGATGTGGTGAATCGCCGGCTACCTTGCCCAATTCGAACTTCACAATGACATTACGAATAAATGCACCCACATTAAAAAATCCTTCATTGAAATGAGAGGCATAGGAGCCGTTTGTTGTTTCAAGATGGATGTAGACATCTTTATTGGCGAAGGAAGTAATGAGTTCCTGTAAATGATCTGCTTTTACTAATTCCATGAGTAATCCTCCTTAACACTGTAACTGTGCTTCTTTATTAGTATATAGAAAAGAAGTAT
Proteins encoded:
- a CDS encoding L-threonine 3-dehydrogenase — its product is MKKIIVTGALGQIGSELITKLRSEYGMDNVLATDIRCTDAMTEGPFEVLDVTDAAKMYTLAKDFGADTMMHMAALLSAKAEEEPLFAWNLNMGGLMNALEVSRELDLQFFTPSSIGAFGPSTPKIDTPQDTLQRPTTMYGVNKVAGELLCDYYFHKFGLDTRGVRFPGLISYVAQPGGGTTDYAVDIYYKALESGKYTSYIEEGTYMDMMYMPDALQAIVGLMEADSSKLIHRNAFNVTAMSFEPSQIAASIRKQMPSFEMAYDVDPVRQAIANSWPDSIDPTAAITEWGFKADYDLDKMTVDMLSKLKVKLNS
- a CDS encoding YjiH family protein, with amino-acid sequence MKKFSLASWFYFLIPSILGIVLFMIPIKLGGEWKVPVAMFANILAKELEPAMPMAAMIIIVIAALGSTLFLFVRTEHAKPSFMTSLFKVTPFWVVTRIIGATFAVMVTFKIGPEAIWNENTGGLLLSPGGLVSFLYTVFLFAGLLLPLLLNFGLLEFFGTMMVKVMRPLFKLPGRSSIDALTSWIGDGTIGVLLTSKQYEEGYYTKKEAAIVGTTFSVVSITFSIIIIEYVGLGNYFLPFYATVVFAGLVLAFIMPRIYPLVGKKEEYIDGRPFTGDEEKLPEGYNALSHGLENALKKADANRSFFKTFTEGFKNVLDMWIGVIPIVMAFGTVALILAEYTSIFTILGKPFEPILSVLGIPQAADAAQLMVVGFTDMFLPVILAEGLITSELTLFVVATVSVTQLIFMAEVGGLLLGSKIPVNFLDLVVIFLLRTLISLPIIAGIAHLLF
- the bshB2 gene encoding bacillithiol biosynthesis deacetylase BshB2, which codes for MMIKKERHVLVVFPHPDDEAFGVSGTIASYREMGVPVTYACLTLGEMGRNFGNPPFANRETLPQIRKGELQKACEAMGFDDLRMMGLRDKTIEFEDDEKMIQLMTNLIEETNPSLIISFYPGLSVHPDHDASARAVVRAVRRIAENERPNLYTIAFANNTVEILGEPDVIHDVSAVSDKKIATLNAHASQTVWMMKEMEKKLAAQDPDALKWLNTERFYTYNWQKDFE
- a CDS encoding YojF family protein, with the protein product MELVKADHLQELITSFANKDVYIHLETTNGSYASHFNEGFFNVGAFIRNVIVKFELGKVAGDSPHRIGLKLPSGWIYAQGITHYKLDEHGRLLMAGLDPEGKLAVALEISETPFTY